A region of Chloroflexaceae bacterium DNA encodes the following proteins:
- a CDS encoding S41 family peptidase yields MSEPAPQLYLRTPAIDADGRQIAFVYAGDIWLASASGGPAERITAHQASHYAPRFSPDGASIAFTSGRSGSGDIYVLPLGGGPVRQLTFHDAFCHVEDWAPDGQSIFFTSDRERIRPDIYRVDLNGGTPVLVYSEPYENLAHVSVSPDGEWLAFANTRNRWWRRGPNPFAPDEIWIAPVTTDYTALRKIAGPGSANGHPAIAAPYAGRNTAPLWAPDGQGLYFVSDRDGVENIWYVPLDGSEPRQVTRFTEGRLCFPAIARRSGLIVFERDWRLWRLDPASGACEPIDVRVRADTKHTPVRVESWPRWFSELRLSPDGKKIAFVARGEIFADFADKETDRDIRQGPSFRVTDTPARESQIVWTPDSNSLIYVSDRHGEDELYRYDFTTRQETRLTWDLTPKRLPRVAPNGKAVAYISGQDSLCVLDLASGERRELCRARFVFARDLAWSPDSYWIAFLAQDERYFSNVCVIPAAGGEPRQVSFLSNVGGGDLLWAPNGQFIIFTTEQYRAETQIVRVDLRPPPPIFREAEFERLFEKPNPGERAGGEGAPAAERRQAETEQGATGERPSDGAASVTAKPDAGDPPATSPSSPLEIVFEGIEQWLRFLTPLQMNASAEAISPDSKDLLLLATVAEKVNVWTLPLDEPRADQAPRQLTATDGDKRALQFTPDGKAFFYLEDGYVTVRKFPGGNDPVRVNLRGDVNVDFHREKWQIFNEAWRALRDSFYDPTFRGQDWTRVRERFAPLVAGVHTTAELHTVINLMVGELRASHLGSYSNDWTGSDGYTGIIFDAAEQRATGRLRVARLVPDSPAARAEHPPRPGEYLRAVDGIPVGPETSLDQLLRRSAGRRVRLTFADTPDGDQGRDVALRPVDADAYERLRYRDWVIANEQYVHRMSNGRLGYVHIEEMSYAAYQQFLADLDAETYSKEGVIIDVRYNGGGHTATFVLDVLMRRSTVLSGFRERNGADAGHLAGNRVLNKPTVLVTNERSASNTEVLSESYRRLGLGKVVGRPTAGAVIWTYGIRLLDGVWFRLPRLYVVTPEGEDLEGRGRPVDVEVERPLGEWASGRDRQLDAAIAVLLG; encoded by the coding sequence GTGAGCGAACCCGCACCTCAGTTATACCTGCGGACCCCCGCCATTGACGCCGATGGACGGCAGATCGCCTTTGTGTATGCTGGCGACATCTGGCTGGCAAGCGCCAGTGGCGGCCCTGCCGAGCGCATCACCGCCCACCAGGCATCTCATTACGCGCCCCGCTTCAGCCCTGATGGGGCGAGCATTGCCTTTACGTCGGGACGCAGCGGTTCGGGCGATATCTATGTGCTGCCGCTCGGCGGCGGTCCCGTCCGGCAATTAACCTTCCACGACGCCTTCTGCCACGTCGAGGACTGGGCGCCTGACGGCCAGAGCATCTTCTTTACCTCGGATCGCGAACGGATCCGCCCCGATATTTACCGCGTTGATCTGAATGGGGGCACGCCAGTGCTGGTGTACAGCGAACCCTATGAGAACCTGGCGCACGTGAGCGTCTCGCCTGATGGGGAGTGGCTGGCCTTTGCCAACACGCGCAACCGCTGGTGGCGGCGTGGTCCCAATCCCTTCGCCCCCGATGAGATCTGGATCGCGCCGGTGACGACCGACTATACAGCCTTACGCAAGATCGCCGGTCCTGGCAGCGCCAACGGCCATCCGGCGATTGCCGCCCCCTACGCCGGGCGCAACACCGCGCCGCTCTGGGCGCCTGATGGCCAGGGGCTGTACTTCGTCAGTGACCGTGACGGCGTTGAGAATATCTGGTACGTACCGCTGGACGGGAGCGAACCGCGCCAGGTTACCCGCTTTACTGAGGGACGGTTGTGCTTCCCGGCGATTGCCCGGCGGAGCGGGCTGATCGTCTTCGAGCGTGACTGGCGCCTCTGGCGGCTGGATCCGGCGTCGGGCGCGTGCGAGCCGATTGATGTGCGGGTGCGCGCTGATACCAAGCATACCCCCGTGCGAGTGGAGAGCTGGCCGCGCTGGTTCTCCGAGTTGCGCCTCAGCCCCGATGGCAAGAAAATCGCCTTTGTCGCCCGTGGCGAGATTTTTGCTGACTTCGCCGATAAAGAGACCGACCGCGATATCCGCCAGGGACCTTCGTTTCGCGTCACCGATACACCGGCGCGCGAGAGCCAGATTGTCTGGACCCCCGACAGCAACAGTTTGATCTACGTCTCCGACCGTCATGGCGAGGACGAACTCTACCGCTACGACTTCACCACCCGCCAGGAGACGCGCCTGACCTGGGATCTGACGCCCAAGCGCCTGCCCCGTGTTGCGCCCAATGGTAAAGCGGTGGCCTACATCAGCGGCCAGGATTCGCTATGCGTCCTCGACCTGGCCAGCGGCGAACGCCGGGAGTTGTGTCGGGCGCGCTTCGTGTTCGCCAGGGATCTGGCCTGGTCGCCCGACTCGTACTGGATCGCCTTCCTGGCCCAGGACGAACGCTATTTTAGCAATGTCTGCGTGATCCCCGCCGCAGGCGGCGAGCCGCGCCAGGTCAGCTTTCTCAGCAACGTCGGCGGCGGCGATCTGCTCTGGGCGCCGAATGGGCAGTTCATTATCTTTACGACCGAACAGTACCGCGCCGAGACCCAGATTGTGCGGGTGGACCTGCGTCCGCCGCCGCCGATCTTTCGTGAGGCCGAGTTCGAGCGGTTGTTTGAGAAGCCGAATCCCGGCGAGCGGGCCGGCGGGGAGGGCGCCCCTGCCGCTGAGCGCCGCCAGGCTGAGACAGAGCAGGGGGCAACGGGCGAGCGGCCATCTGACGGCGCGGCCTCCGTTACGGCGAAGCCCGATGCCGGCGATCCGCCCGCTACGTCCCCGTCCTCGCCGCTGGAGATCGTCTTTGAAGGCATTGAACAGTGGCTGCGCTTCCTCACGCCGCTTCAGATGAACGCCAGCGCTGAGGCCATCAGCCCCGACAGCAAGGATCTGCTGTTGCTCGCCACCGTTGCCGAAAAAGTTAATGTCTGGACATTGCCGCTCGATGAACCACGGGCCGACCAGGCCCCGCGGCAATTGACCGCGACCGATGGCGATAAGCGCGCTCTGCAGTTCACGCCCGATGGCAAGGCCTTTTTCTACCTCGAAGACGGCTACGTCACCGTGCGCAAGTTTCCCGGCGGCAATGACCCCGTGCGCGTCAATCTGCGCGGGGATGTCAACGTGGATTTTCACCGCGAGAAGTGGCAGATCTTCAATGAAGCCTGGCGCGCCCTGCGCGACAGTTTCTATGACCCCACCTTTCGCGGCCAGGACTGGACGCGGGTGCGCGAGCGCTTCGCGCCGCTGGTCGCCGGTGTGCACACTACCGCTGAGTTGCATACCGTAATCAATCTGATGGTTGGCGAATTACGCGCCTCGCATCTCGGAAGCTACTCTAATGACTGGACGGGCAGCGACGGCTACACCGGGATCATCTTTGATGCGGCTGAGCAACGCGCCACCGGGCGCTTGCGCGTCGCCCGGCTCGTGCCCGACAGCCCCGCGGCTCGTGCCGAACACCCCCCGCGCCCTGGCGAGTATCTGCGCGCCGTGGATGGGATACCGGTCGGGCCGGAAACAAGCCTGGATCAACTCCTGCGCCGCAGCGCCGGGCGCCGCGTGCGCCTGACCTTCGCCGACACACCCGATGGCGACCAGGGGCGCGATGTCGCCCTGCGCCCGGTGGACGCCGATGCGTATGAGCGGCTACGCTACCGCGACTGGGTGATTGCCAACGAGCAGTACGTTCACCGCATGAGCAACGGGCGCCTGGGGTACGTGCACATCGAAGAGATGAGCTACGCGGCCTATCAGCAGTTCCTGGCCGATCTCGACGCCGAGACCTACAGCAAGGAAGGCGTCATCATTGATGTGCGCTACAACGGCGGCGGCCATACGGCGACCTTTGTGCTCGACGTTCTGATGCGACGCTCCACTGTCCTCAGCGGCTTTCGCGAACGCAACGGCGCTGATGCCGGCCATCTGGCGGGCAACCGCGTCCTCAACAAGCCGACGGTGCTCGTTACTAACGAACGTTCGGCGAGCAATACCGAGGTGTTGAGCGAGAGCTACCGCCGGCTGGGGCTGGGCAAGGTCGTCGGCCGTCCTACCGCCGGGGCGGTTATCTGGACCTATGGCATCCGTCTGCTGGACGGGGTCTGGTTTCGCCTGCCGCGCTTGTATGTCGTAACGCCCGAGGGAGAGGACCTTGAGGGGCGCGGGCGACCGGTTGATGTGGAGGTTGAGCGCCCGCTGGGCGAGTGGGCGTCGGGCCGCGACCGCCAGCTCGACGCGGCGATTGCCGTCTTGCTGGGATAA
- a CDS encoding SDR family NAD(P)-dependent oxidoreductase — translation MDPRHRVVIVTGASAGIGAATARLFAAAGARLVLAARSREPLERLAANLPGAVAVPTDVSDPAQCRALVEFARGRHGRVDILINNAGVGLAGPVADLSADDLERALAVNLFGPLWLMQAVTPLMRAQGRGQIINVSTVLAEQPLPYLGGYAATKAALERLSETLRMELLGAGVRVTVVRPGSTRTEFRAHRLGAGREQRRMAPPAVPPEAVARVILRAARREPRRAYVTFGDRLAIWAARMLPGPVEALLSRAITWETSAGPVPSKPEG, via the coding sequence ATGGATCCACGTCATCGCGTCGTTATCGTTACCGGGGCTTCGGCTGGCATTGGCGCAGCGACCGCGCGCCTGTTCGCCGCGGCTGGCGCGCGGCTGGTGCTGGCAGCGCGTTCCCGTGAGCCGCTGGAACGTCTCGCGGCCAATCTGCCCGGCGCAGTGGCGGTCCCGACCGATGTAAGCGATCCGGCACAGTGCCGGGCGCTGGTCGAGTTCGCCCGCGGTCGGCATGGGCGGGTAGACATCCTGATCAACAACGCTGGTGTGGGTCTCGCCGGACCGGTGGCCGATCTGTCTGCCGACGATCTGGAGCGCGCCCTGGCGGTGAACCTGTTCGGGCCGCTGTGGTTGATGCAGGCGGTAACGCCGCTGATGCGCGCCCAGGGGCGGGGCCAGATCATTAATGTTTCGACGGTGCTCGCCGAGCAGCCTCTGCCCTACCTGGGCGGCTACGCCGCTACCAAGGCGGCTCTGGAGCGATTGAGCGAGACGCTGCGGATGGAGTTGCTTGGCGCCGGCGTCAGGGTGACGGTAGTGCGTCCGGGCAGTACGCGCACCGAGTTTCGCGCGCATCGCCTTGGTGCGGGCAGGGAACAGCGTCGCATGGCGCCGCCCGCTGTGCCGCCCGAGGCGGTTGCGCGGGTGATCCTCCGCGCGGCGCGTCGTGAACCCCGGCGCGCCTATGTCACCTTCGGCGACCGCCTGGCAATCTGGGCGGCGCGAATGTTGCCCGGTCCCGTCGAGGCGCTCCTGAGCCGGGCGATTACCTGGGAGACGTCCGCCGGGCCGGTCCCGTCAAAGCCGGAAGGGTAA
- a CDS encoding hydroxymethylglutaryl-CoA lyase, whose translation MMTEVAGWPGLPARVHIREVGPRDGLQNEEKILSTDEKLQLIDALGVTGLTEIEVGAFVRPQNVPQMADTAEVFAGLRRRSGVTYSAIAPNVVGARRAVAAGADAVQVFLSATESHNRSNVNMSVEQSLANVADMSEVVRSAGIPFDAVLSVAFGCPFEGHVPIERVLELCGRLLDLGAERLTLGDTTGMAHPVLVRQVVLAFRERFPRQSLRLHLHSARGAGLANVLAALQVGVTEFDSSIGGIGGCPFAPGAPGNLCTEDLTHMLHEMGIATGLDLPALIDAALLLERMLGHVVPGQTIKAGICKHLTG comes from the coding sequence ATGATGACAGAAGTAGCGGGTTGGCCGGGATTGCCGGCGCGCGTCCATATTCGCGAGGTCGGGCCGCGCGACGGCTTGCAGAACGAGGAAAAGATCCTCTCCACGGATGAGAAGCTCCAGTTGATTGACGCCCTTGGCGTTACCGGCCTGACCGAGATTGAAGTCGGCGCCTTTGTGCGCCCACAGAATGTACCGCAGATGGCCGACACCGCCGAGGTGTTCGCCGGGCTGCGGCGCCGTTCCGGGGTGACCTACAGCGCAATCGCCCCCAACGTGGTGGGCGCGCGGCGTGCAGTGGCGGCGGGGGCCGATGCGGTGCAGGTCTTCCTCAGCGCGACCGAGAGCCACAATCGCAGTAATGTGAACATGAGCGTCGAGCAGTCCCTGGCCAATGTCGCCGATATGAGCGAGGTGGTGCGCTCGGCGGGAATCCCCTTCGATGCGGTCCTCTCGGTGGCCTTTGGCTGCCCCTTCGAGGGCCACGTGCCGATCGAGCGCGTTCTGGAGTTGTGTGGCCGCCTGCTCGACCTGGGCGCAGAACGGCTGACGCTCGGCGATACGACCGGCATGGCCCACCCGGTGCTGGTGCGGCAGGTGGTGCTGGCCTTCCGCGAGCGGTTTCCGCGACAATCACTGCGTCTGCACCTCCACAGCGCCCGTGGCGCGGGCCTGGCCAATGTCCTGGCCGCCCTTCAGGTCGGGGTGACCGAGTTCGACAGCAGCATCGGCGGGATTGGCGGTTGCCCCTTCGCCCCCGGAGCGCCGGGCAATCTCTGCACCGAGGACCTGACCCATATGCTCCACGAAATGGGCATCGCGACCGGGCTGGATCTGCCTGCACTTATTGATGCCGCTCTGCTGCTGGAGCGCATGCTCGGTCACGTGGTGCCCGGACAGACGATCAAAGCAGGGATCTGTAAGCATTTGACGGGGTAA
- a CDS encoding zinc-ribbon domain-containing protein, with protein MPFYRDMELICRSCGEKFIFTAGEQEFYADKGFLHEPTRCPRCRTRRDGPANGGQGSRPARGARRDEEE; from the coding sequence ATGCCATTCTACCGGGATATGGAGCTAATCTGCCGCAGTTGCGGTGAGAAGTTTATCTTTACCGCTGGCGAGCAGGAGTTTTACGCCGACAAGGGCTTTCTGCACGAACCGACGCGCTGCCCGCGCTGCCGCACGCGTCGCGACGGTCCTGCCAACGGAGGTCAGGGGAGCAGGCCGGCGCGCGGCGCCCGGCGCGACGAAGAGGAATAG
- a CDS encoding O-antigen ligase family protein yields MNTAGQRLLLLLLLDLLLLAALAAVVWADNAANRGVTFRPDPRPIPFAGGPVLGVNLFNIHLEPDPEAVRRSFALVRALGARYARMQAPWEDIEIHGRGDFEDRRNLATVGAVSAWAKYDRLAAEARAAGVELIWRLERPPLWARERAAASPYFQAGLERDANSTGPPDDFADYAAFVRAVVERYDGDGADDAPGGPVVRYFQLWNEPNLKNEWNWETPRPEDFVELLRAGATAARAANPAVVILFPGLAPTDGLDDRAPMTELEYLDRVYKAGGAAYFDVMAAQNYGLGQPPDEHRYVFLRGRDNWNWRRPVDTRNDVSRIVLLREVMERNGDAGTAIWVTEFGWNAAPEHVPAERRYTWGAPVSEETKARYLVGHMERARTEWPWIGVMNVWMLRYGGYAEPDPDDPTPYFALVTRDWQPLPAFEALAAYTRAPARAGVGAHPWTHPAVEALPDGWRIRFTGARLTLLGNLPTPLVATLNGAGVTLTPGALDGLPALATPALPDGEHTLEVRGPGAPERFIVERARPWGWLYDHGPLALIVALMASIGATLRLAFPAAADALRRLREAQRRAEGSSRLADRLIQPDSLIVACMLVAALIAYRASPQLPLTLAGLVLFTALALARPDLALLLVPLTLPCYFIPKGLFDTRFGIRESGLYLPLHEILLLIAGAAVVVRQVGTWPGRRPRLAGATAWVVELAPIGLFLAAAGWGVYIAEARNLALREFRWTVLEPLLFVGLAWLAGARLAHGSPEVYWRKVLWFWLAGGAVAGLVGLLQFVGLNLAPLFGDKAGFGEDRFLVEGVQRVAGLYGHPNNLGLAMGRHWPVAAALAYGAFWGAASRGEGLRQALPAALVAALCAGGLLVSFSRGAYLGALVAAALLAALLPPRSFWRDRRARLALGALGGAALLALVVAVALDIERFNPVGASGAVRLKTWASALAMLRDHPLGVGLDQFGQFYPAYIASELAGTSEINTSHPHNLFLDIALRMGPLGLVAFAWLILRFYRDAGGGLRDGQALCAGLIAAMSAALAHGLVDQFYFWPDLAFGFWILVILRR; encoded by the coding sequence ATGAACACCGCCGGTCAGCGTCTCCTTCTGCTGTTGCTGCTCGATCTGCTGCTGCTTGCGGCCCTGGCCGCCGTGGTCTGGGCCGATAACGCAGCCAATCGCGGCGTGACCTTCAGACCCGATCCGCGCCCCATCCCCTTCGCGGGGGGGCCGGTGCTGGGCGTAAACCTGTTCAATATCCACCTCGAACCCGATCCCGAAGCGGTACGGCGCTCCTTTGCCCTGGTCCGCGCCCTGGGGGCGCGCTATGCGCGGATGCAGGCGCCATGGGAGGATATCGAGATCCACGGTCGCGGCGACTTCGAGGATCGACGCAACCTGGCGACGGTCGGCGCGGTGTCGGCGTGGGCCAAGTACGACCGTCTGGCCGCCGAAGCCCGCGCCGCGGGCGTCGAGTTGATCTGGCGCCTGGAGCGCCCGCCTCTGTGGGCCCGCGAGCGGGCCGCTGCCTCGCCCTACTTTCAGGCCGGTCTGGAGCGCGACGCAAACTCCACCGGCCCGCCCGATGATTTCGCCGACTACGCCGCCTTTGTGCGCGCCGTGGTCGAGCGGTACGACGGCGATGGCGCGGACGACGCGCCCGGCGGCCCGGTGGTGCGCTACTTCCAACTCTGGAACGAGCCGAACCTGAAGAACGAGTGGAACTGGGAGACGCCCCGCCCCGAGGATTTCGTGGAACTGTTGCGGGCGGGCGCCACTGCTGCGCGCGCGGCCAATCCCGCCGTGGTGATCCTCTTCCCCGGTCTGGCTCCCACCGACGGGCTCGACGATCGCGCTCCGATGACCGAACTGGAGTACCTCGACCGGGTCTACAAAGCCGGCGGCGCGGCCTACTTCGATGTGATGGCCGCCCAGAATTATGGCCTCGGACAGCCTCCTGACGAGCACCGCTACGTCTTTCTGCGCGGACGGGACAACTGGAACTGGCGCCGCCCGGTTGACACGCGCAACGATGTGAGCCGGATCGTGCTGCTGCGCGAAGTGATGGAGCGCAACGGCGACGCCGGCACGGCGATCTGGGTGACCGAGTTTGGCTGGAACGCCGCCCCGGAGCATGTTCCTGCCGAGCGGCGCTACACCTGGGGCGCGCCGGTAAGCGAAGAGACCAAAGCGCGCTACCTGGTCGGCCACATGGAGCGCGCCCGCACCGAATGGCCCTGGATAGGGGTGATGAACGTCTGGATGCTGCGCTACGGCGGCTATGCCGAGCCGGACCCCGACGATCCCACGCCCTACTTCGCCCTGGTGACGCGCGACTGGCAGCCGCTGCCGGCCTTCGAGGCCCTGGCGGCCTACACCCGCGCCCCCGCCCGGGCCGGGGTTGGCGCGCATCCCTGGACCCACCCGGCGGTGGAAGCGTTGCCCGATGGCTGGCGCATCCGTTTCACCGGGGCGCGCCTTACCCTCCTCGGCAATCTGCCGACGCCGCTCGTTGCCACTCTCAACGGCGCGGGGGTGACCCTGACGCCGGGGGCGCTGGACGGGTTGCCGGCGCTGGCGACCCCGGCCCTGCCAGATGGCGAGCATACGCTGGAGGTGCGCGGGCCAGGCGCGCCGGAGCGCTTCATTGTCGAGCGAGCGCGTCCCTGGGGCTGGTTGTACGACCACGGCCCCCTGGCGCTGATCGTAGCCCTGATGGCGAGCATTGGCGCCACGCTGCGCCTGGCCTTCCCGGCGGCCGCTGACGCCCTGAGGCGACTGCGGGAGGCGCAGCGGCGCGCCGAGGGCAGCTCGCGCCTTGCCGACCGGCTCATTCAGCCCGATAGCCTGATTGTCGCCTGCATGCTGGTGGCCGCGCTGATCGCCTACCGCGCCTCGCCGCAACTGCCGCTGACCCTGGCGGGACTGGTCCTCTTCACGGCGCTGGCCCTGGCGCGCCCGGATCTCGCCCTGCTGTTGGTCCCGCTTACCCTGCCGTGCTACTTCATCCCCAAGGGCCTCTTCGACACCCGCTTCGGCATCCGCGAGAGCGGTCTGTACCTGCCCCTGCACGAAATCCTACTCCTCATTGCGGGCGCTGCCGTGGTCGTGCGCCAGGTGGGAACGTGGCCAGGGCGGCGCCCGCGTCTGGCTGGCGCTACCGCCTGGGTGGTGGAACTGGCGCCGATTGGTCTGTTTCTGGCGGCGGCCGGGTGGGGCGTGTACATCGCCGAGGCGCGTAACCTGGCTCTGCGCGAGTTCCGCTGGACGGTGCTGGAACCGTTGCTGTTCGTAGGGCTGGCCTGGCTCGCCGGGGCGCGTCTGGCCCATGGCAGCCCCGAGGTCTACTGGCGGAAGGTGCTGTGGTTCTGGCTGGCAGGTGGGGCCGTGGCGGGGCTGGTGGGGCTGTTGCAGTTCGTCGGGCTGAACCTGGCGCCGCTCTTTGGCGACAAGGCCGGCTTCGGCGAAGATCGCTTCCTGGTGGAGGGCGTGCAACGGGTGGCAGGGCTGTACGGGCATCCCAACAACCTGGGGCTGGCGATGGGACGCCACTGGCCGGTCGCGGCAGCGCTAGCCTATGGGGCCTTCTGGGGGGCGGCAAGCCGTGGCGAAGGGCTGCGCCAGGCGTTGCCGGCAGCGCTGGTGGCCGCACTGTGCGCGGGCGGCCTGCTGGTCTCCTTCTCGCGAGGGGCCTACCTGGGCGCGCTGGTGGCCGCTGCGCTCCTGGCGGCGCTGCTGCCGCCGCGCTCCTTCTGGCGCGACCGGCGCGCGCGCCTCGCGCTGGGGGCCCTTGGCGGCGCGGCGTTGCTGGCCCTGGTCGTCGCCGTGGCGCTGGACATCGAACGCTTCAACCCCGTCGGGGCCAGTGGCGCGGTGCGCCTGAAGACCTGGGCCTCGGCGCTGGCGATGCTGCGCGACCATCCCCTGGGCGTCGGGCTTGACCAGTTCGGGCAGTTCTATCCGGCCTACATCGCCTCCGAGCTGGCCGGCACCAGCGAGATCAACACCTCGCACCCTCACAATCTGTTTCTGGACATCGCCCTGCGTATGGGGCCCCTGGGGCTGGTCGCCTTTGCCTGGCTCATCCTCCGCTTTTACCGTGACGCCGGGGGTGGCCTGCGCGACGGCCAGGCCCTCTGCGCGGGCCTCATCGCCGCGATGAGCGCCGCGCTGGCCCATGGCCTGGTGGACCAGTTCTACTTCTGGCCGGATCTCGCGTTTGGGTTCTGGATTCTGGTGATCTTGAGGCGGTGA
- a CDS encoding DUF4126 domain-containing protein, with translation MEGLIALASGLGLAMASGLNPYLPLLTIGIFARLGWIQLAAPFDLLTNVFVLLIIAALAALDFVGDKAPVVDSVLHAAGLIITPIAGAILALASQGDVAVVNPVIVAVAGLIVAGSTHLTRSAVRPVVTTATAGTANPVLSFIEDATSLFLSIVAIVLPILALLLVVALVVLAVQFFRRTARVWNRDRASVNGRK, from the coding sequence ATGGAGGGCTTGATCGCGCTGGCGTCCGGCCTTGGGTTGGCGATGGCCTCCGGGCTGAACCCCTATCTTCCCCTGTTGACCATTGGCATCTTCGCGCGCCTGGGGTGGATTCAACTCGCCGCGCCATTCGACCTGTTAACCAACGTTTTTGTTCTCTTAATCATCGCCGCCCTGGCGGCGCTGGACTTCGTGGGCGACAAGGCACCGGTGGTGGACAGCGTGCTGCATGCCGCCGGGCTGATCATCACGCCCATCGCGGGCGCGATCCTGGCCCTGGCTAGCCAGGGCGATGTGGCGGTCGTCAATCCTGTGATCGTAGCCGTGGCTGGCCTGATCGTTGCCGGGAGCACCCATCTGACACGCAGCGCGGTACGCCCGGTAGTGACGACGGCCACCGCGGGGACGGCCAATCCCGTCCTGAGCTTTATCGAAGACGCAACCTCGCTCTTCCTGAGCATCGTAGCGATCGTGCTGCCCATTCTGGCGCTGCTGCTGGTAGTGGCGCTGGTGGTGCTGGCGGTGCAATTTTTCCGCCGCACCGCCAGAGTGTGGAACAGAGATCGCGCCTCGGTGAATGGCCGCAAGTAG
- the cax gene encoding calcium/proton exchanger yields MKWLRFLIIFVPVAFVLEFVPGLRNELLLFIVCCLGLIPLAGFLGEATEELAVHTGPKVGGLLNATLGNAAELIISIVALAQGKIELVKASISGSILGNLLLILGLALLLGGLRNGLQHFDRQAASVAASMMTLAVIGLIIPTLFEVVREIQFGRLDLLTTDVKDPSLNALSLGVAGVLIVLYVLSLIFTFRRPERGVGGRATAKLASHDEETHRAKWSVPVALGVLAISTLGIVFLSEFLVGTVEPFAEALGLSELFIGIIIIPLVGNVAEHIVAVQMAFKNKMDLAMTIAMGSSMQVALLVGPLLVFVGLLVGHTMTLFFTVLEVAALTLAVLLATIIAVDGESNWLEGAQLLAVYAITGLGFFYITRGVIGG; encoded by the coding sequence GTGAAGTGGCTGCGTTTTTTGATCATCTTTGTGCCAGTGGCCTTCGTACTCGAATTCGTGCCGGGATTGCGGAACGAATTGCTGCTGTTTATAGTATGCTGCCTGGGGCTGATTCCCCTGGCCGGCTTTCTCGGTGAAGCCACGGAAGAACTGGCGGTGCACACCGGCCCGAAGGTGGGCGGCTTGCTCAACGCGACGCTGGGGAATGCCGCAGAGTTGATTATCTCGATCGTGGCGCTCGCACAGGGGAAGATCGAGCTGGTAAAGGCCTCGATCAGCGGTTCCATCCTGGGCAACCTGCTGCTGATCCTGGGTCTGGCCCTGCTGCTTGGCGGCCTGCGCAACGGCCTCCAGCACTTCGACCGGCAGGCGGCCAGCGTGGCGGCCTCGATGATGACCCTGGCGGTGATCGGGCTGATTATTCCGACGCTATTCGAGGTGGTGCGAGAAATCCAGTTCGGCCGGCTCGATCTGCTGACTACCGACGTGAAGGATCCATCGCTGAACGCCTTGAGTCTGGGCGTAGCCGGCGTGCTGATCGTGCTCTATGTGCTCAGCCTGATCTTCACCTTCCGCCGGCCTGAACGGGGTGTGGGCGGACGTGCCACGGCAAAACTCGCTTCCCACGATGAAGAGACCCACAGGGCGAAGTGGAGCGTGCCGGTCGCCCTTGGCGTGCTGGCGATCAGCACGCTGGGCATCGTCTTTCTGAGCGAGTTCCTGGTGGGGACGGTTGAACCCTTTGCCGAGGCTCTGGGGTTGAGCGAGTTATTCATCGGGATCATCATCATTCCTCTGGTGGGCAACGTCGCCGAGCACATCGTGGCGGTGCAGATGGCGTTCAAGAACAAAATGGACCTGGCGATGACGATTGCCATGGGGTCCTCGATGCAGGTGGCGCTGCTGGTTGGGCCGCTGCTGGTCTTTGTCGGCCTCCTCGTCGGTCATACAATGACGCTCTTCTTCACGGTGCTCGAGGTGGCGGCGCTGACGCTGGCGGTGCTACTCGCGACGATCATTGCAGTGGACGGTGAGAGCAACTGGCTTGAAGGGGCGCAGTTGCTGGCGGTGTACGCGATTACCGGCCTGGGGTTCTTTTATATCACCAGGGGGGTGATCGGAGGGTGA